One genomic segment of Macaca fascicularis isolate 582-1 chromosome 19, T2T-MFA8v1.1 includes these proteins:
- the SIGLEC16 gene encoding sialic acid-binding Ig-like lectin 16 isoform X1, with translation MVTVPLPGFLLEEFPSPPGQPRSRMVPGQAQPQSPEMLLLPLLLPVLGAGSLNKDPSYSLQVQRLVTVQEGLCVMVPCNLSYPWDGWNESTAAYGYWFKEGTNTNAGAPVATNNQSREVEMSARGRFQLTGDPGKGSCSLVIRDAQREDEAQYFFRVERGTYVRYNFRNNGFLLQVTALTQKPDVYIPETLEPGQPVTVICVFNWASEECPAPSFSWTGTALFSQGTKPTTSHFSVLSFTPSPQDHDTNLTCHVDFSRKGVSAQRTVRLRVASQKGQFLRLLCAADSQPPATLSWVLQDRVLSLSHPWGPRTLGLELPGVKAGDSGRYTCRAENRLGSQQRALDLSVQYPPQNLSVMVSQANRTVLENLGNGTSLLVLEGQSLRLVCVTHSSPPARLSWTQGGQTVGSSQPSDPGVLELPRVQVEQEGGFTCHAQHPLGSQHVSLRHSVHCEWGKGGTWVPGRGPC, from the exons ATGGTCACTGTCCCTCTGCCAGGCTTCCTGCTCGAGGAGTTTCCTTCCCCGCCAGGCCAGCCCAGAAGCCGGATGGTCCCGGGACAGGCCCAGCCCCAGAGCCCAGAGATgctgctgctgcccctgctgcTGCCCGTGCTGGGGGCGG GGTCCCTGAACAAGGATCCCAGTTACAGTCTTCAAGTGCAGAGGCTGGTGACGGTGCAGGAGGGCCTGTGCGTCATGGTGCCTTGCAACCTCTCCTACCCCTGGGATGGCTGGAACGAGTCTACTGCTGCTTATGGCTACTGGTTCAAAGAAGGGACCAACACAAATGCGGGTGCTCCTGTGGCCACAAACAACCAGAGTCGAGAGGTGGAAATGAGCGCCCGGGGCCGATTCCAGCTCACTGGGGATCCCGGCAAGGGGAGCTGCTCCTTGGTGATCAGAGACGCGCagagggaggatgaggcacaGTACTTCTTTCGGGTGGAGAGAGGAACATATGTGAGATATAATTTCAGGAACAATGGGTTCCTTCTACAAGTAACAG CCCTGACTCAGAAGCCTGATGTCTACATCCCTGAGACTCTGGAGCCCGGGCAGCCAGTGACGGTCATCTGTGTGTTTAACTGGGCCTCCGAGGAATGTCCAGCCCCTTCTTTCTCCTGGACGGGGACTGCCCTCTTCTCCCAAGGAACCAAACCAACGACCTCCCACTTCTCAGTGCTCAGCTTCACGCCCAGCCCCCAGGACCACGACACCAACCTCACCTGCCACGTGGACTTCTCCAGAAAGGGTGTGAGCGCACAGAGGACCGTCCGACTCCGCGTGGCCT CCCAGAAAGGCCAGTTCCTGCGGCTCCTCTGTGCTGCTGACAGCCAGCCCCCCGCCACGCTGAGCTGGGTCCTGCAGGACAGAGTCCTCTCCTTGTCCCACCCCTGGGGCCCCAGAACCCTGGGGCTGGAGCTGCCGGGGGTGAAGGCCGGGGATTCAGGGCGCTACACCTGCCGAGCGGAGAACAGGCTTGGCTCCCAGCAGCGAGCCCTGGACCTCTCTGTGCAGT ATCCTCCACAGAACCTGAGTGTGATGGTTTCCCAAGCAAACAGGACAG TCCTGGAAAACCTCGGGAACGGCACGTCCCTCCTGGTCCTGGAGGGCCAAAGCCTGCGCCTGGTCTGTGTCACCCACAGCAGCCCCCCAGCCAGGCTGAGCTGGACCCAGGGGGGACAGACCGTGGGCTCCTCCCAGCCCTCAGACCCCGGGGTCCTGGAGCTGCCTCGGGTTCAAGTGGAGCAAGAAGGAGGGTTCACCTGCCACGCTCAGCACCCGCTGGGCTCCCAGCACGTCTCTCTCAGGCACTCCGTGCACTGCGAGTGGGGAAAGGGGGGCACCTGGGTCCCAGGAAGGGGCCCCTGCTGA
- the SIGLEC16 gene encoding sialic acid-binding Ig-like lectin 16 isoform X2 — protein MVTVPLPGFLLEEFPSPPGQPRSRMVPGQAQPQSPEMLLLPLLLPVLGAGSLNKDPSYSLQVQRLVTVQEGLCVMVPCNLSYPWDGWNESTAAYGYWFKEGTNTNAGAPVATNNQSREVEMSARGRFQLTGDPGKGSCSLVIRDAQREDEAQYFFRVERGTYVRYNFRNNGFLLQVTALTQKPDVYIPETLEPGQPVTVICVFNWASEECPAPSFSWTGTALFSQGTKPTTSHFSVLSFTPSPQDHDTNLTCHVDFSRKGVSAQRTVRLRVASQKGQFLRLLCAADSQPPATLSWVLQDRVLSLSHPWGPRTLGLELPGVKAGDSGRYTCRAENRLGSQQRALDLSVQYPPQNLSVMVSQANRTGKSGPVTGLVLVAVGEMATKILLLCLCLILLRVRSCRRKAARAALGMQAADTVTD, from the exons ATGGTCACTGTCCCTCTGCCAGGCTTCCTGCTCGAGGAGTTTCCTTCCCCGCCAGGCCAGCCCAGAAGCCGGATGGTCCCGGGACAGGCCCAGCCCCAGAGCCCAGAGATgctgctgctgcccctgctgcTGCCCGTGCTGGGGGCGG GGTCCCTGAACAAGGATCCCAGTTACAGTCTTCAAGTGCAGAGGCTGGTGACGGTGCAGGAGGGCCTGTGCGTCATGGTGCCTTGCAACCTCTCCTACCCCTGGGATGGCTGGAACGAGTCTACTGCTGCTTATGGCTACTGGTTCAAAGAAGGGACCAACACAAATGCGGGTGCTCCTGTGGCCACAAACAACCAGAGTCGAGAGGTGGAAATGAGCGCCCGGGGCCGATTCCAGCTCACTGGGGATCCCGGCAAGGGGAGCTGCTCCTTGGTGATCAGAGACGCGCagagggaggatgaggcacaGTACTTCTTTCGGGTGGAGAGAGGAACATATGTGAGATATAATTTCAGGAACAATGGGTTCCTTCTACAAGTAACAG CCCTGACTCAGAAGCCTGATGTCTACATCCCTGAGACTCTGGAGCCCGGGCAGCCAGTGACGGTCATCTGTGTGTTTAACTGGGCCTCCGAGGAATGTCCAGCCCCTTCTTTCTCCTGGACGGGGACTGCCCTCTTCTCCCAAGGAACCAAACCAACGACCTCCCACTTCTCAGTGCTCAGCTTCACGCCCAGCCCCCAGGACCACGACACCAACCTCACCTGCCACGTGGACTTCTCCAGAAAGGGTGTGAGCGCACAGAGGACCGTCCGACTCCGCGTGGCCT CCCAGAAAGGCCAGTTCCTGCGGCTCCTCTGTGCTGCTGACAGCCAGCCCCCCGCCACGCTGAGCTGGGTCCTGCAGGACAGAGTCCTCTCCTTGTCCCACCCCTGGGGCCCCAGAACCCTGGGGCTGGAGCTGCCGGGGGTGAAGGCCGGGGATTCAGGGCGCTACACCTGCCGAGCGGAGAACAGGCTTGGCTCCCAGCAGCGAGCCCTGGACCTCTCTGTGCAGT ATCCTCCACAGAACCTGAGTGTGATGGTTTCCCAAGCAAACAGGACAG GCAAATCAGGGCCCGTGACGGGGCTGGTTCTGGTGGCTGTCGGGGAGATGGCTACGAAGATCCtgcttctctgcctctgcctcatcctcctcag AGTGAGGTCCTGCAGGAGGAAGGCAGCAAGGGCAGCACTGGGCATGCAGGCTGCAGACACTGTCACAGACTAA
- the SIGLEC16 gene encoding sialic acid-binding Ig-like lectin 16 isoform X8 codes for MVTVPLPGFLLEEFPSPPGQPRSRMVPGQAQPQSPEMLLLPLLLPVLGAGSLNKDPSYSLQVQRLVTVQEGLCVMVPCNLSYPWDGWNESTAAYGYWFKEGTNTNAGAPVATNNQSREVEMSARGRFQLTGDPGKGSCSLVIRDAQREDEAQYFFRVERGTYVRYNFRNNGFLLQVTALTQKPDVYIPETLEPGQPVTVICVFNWASEECPAPSFSWTGTALFSQGTKPTTSHFSVLSFTPSPQDHDTNLTCHVDFSRKGVSAQRTVRLRVAYPPQNLSVMVSQANRTGKSGPVTGLVLVAVGEMATKILLLCLCLILLRPWSLHPE; via the exons ATGGTCACTGTCCCTCTGCCAGGCTTCCTGCTCGAGGAGTTTCCTTCCCCGCCAGGCCAGCCCAGAAGCCGGATGGTCCCGGGACAGGCCCAGCCCCAGAGCCCAGAGATgctgctgctgcccctgctgcTGCCCGTGCTGGGGGCGG GGTCCCTGAACAAGGATCCCAGTTACAGTCTTCAAGTGCAGAGGCTGGTGACGGTGCAGGAGGGCCTGTGCGTCATGGTGCCTTGCAACCTCTCCTACCCCTGGGATGGCTGGAACGAGTCTACTGCTGCTTATGGCTACTGGTTCAAAGAAGGGACCAACACAAATGCGGGTGCTCCTGTGGCCACAAACAACCAGAGTCGAGAGGTGGAAATGAGCGCCCGGGGCCGATTCCAGCTCACTGGGGATCCCGGCAAGGGGAGCTGCTCCTTGGTGATCAGAGACGCGCagagggaggatgaggcacaGTACTTCTTTCGGGTGGAGAGAGGAACATATGTGAGATATAATTTCAGGAACAATGGGTTCCTTCTACAAGTAACAG CCCTGACTCAGAAGCCTGATGTCTACATCCCTGAGACTCTGGAGCCCGGGCAGCCAGTGACGGTCATCTGTGTGTTTAACTGGGCCTCCGAGGAATGTCCAGCCCCTTCTTTCTCCTGGACGGGGACTGCCCTCTTCTCCCAAGGAACCAAACCAACGACCTCCCACTTCTCAGTGCTCAGCTTCACGCCCAGCCCCCAGGACCACGACACCAACCTCACCTGCCACGTGGACTTCTCCAGAAAGGGTGTGAGCGCACAGAGGACCGTCCGACTCCGCGTGGCCT ATCCTCCACAGAACCTGAGTGTGATGGTTTCCCAAGCAAACAGGACAG GCAAATCAGGGCCCGTGACGGGGCTGGTTCTGGTGGCTGTCGGGGAGATGGCTACGAAGATCCtgcttctctgcctctgcctcatcctcctcag GCCCTGGTCTCTTCATCCAGAGTGA
- the SIGLEC16 gene encoding sialic acid-binding Ig-like lectin 16 isoform X5, whose protein sequence is MVTVPLPGFLLEEFPSPPGQPRSRMVPGQAQPQSPEMLLLPLLLPVLGAGSLNKDPSYSLQVQRLVTVQEGLCVMVPCNLSYPWDGWNESTAAYGYWFKEGTNTNAGAPVATNNQSREVEMSARGRFQLTGDPGKGSCSLVIRDAQREDEAQYFFRVERGTYVRYNFRNNGFLLQVTALTQKPDVYIPETLEPGQPVTVICVFNWASEECPAPSFSWTGTALFSQGTKPTTSHFSVLSFTPSPQDHDTNLTCHVDFSRKGVSAQRTVRLRVASQKGQFLRLLCAADSQPPATLSWVLQDRVLSLSHPWGPRTLGLELPGVKAGDSGRYTCRAENRLGSQQRALDLSVQYPPQNLSVMVSQANRTVLENLGNGTSLLVLEGQSLRLANQGP, encoded by the exons ATGGTCACTGTCCCTCTGCCAGGCTTCCTGCTCGAGGAGTTTCCTTCCCCGCCAGGCCAGCCCAGAAGCCGGATGGTCCCGGGACAGGCCCAGCCCCAGAGCCCAGAGATgctgctgctgcccctgctgcTGCCCGTGCTGGGGGCGG GGTCCCTGAACAAGGATCCCAGTTACAGTCTTCAAGTGCAGAGGCTGGTGACGGTGCAGGAGGGCCTGTGCGTCATGGTGCCTTGCAACCTCTCCTACCCCTGGGATGGCTGGAACGAGTCTACTGCTGCTTATGGCTACTGGTTCAAAGAAGGGACCAACACAAATGCGGGTGCTCCTGTGGCCACAAACAACCAGAGTCGAGAGGTGGAAATGAGCGCCCGGGGCCGATTCCAGCTCACTGGGGATCCCGGCAAGGGGAGCTGCTCCTTGGTGATCAGAGACGCGCagagggaggatgaggcacaGTACTTCTTTCGGGTGGAGAGAGGAACATATGTGAGATATAATTTCAGGAACAATGGGTTCCTTCTACAAGTAACAG CCCTGACTCAGAAGCCTGATGTCTACATCCCTGAGACTCTGGAGCCCGGGCAGCCAGTGACGGTCATCTGTGTGTTTAACTGGGCCTCCGAGGAATGTCCAGCCCCTTCTTTCTCCTGGACGGGGACTGCCCTCTTCTCCCAAGGAACCAAACCAACGACCTCCCACTTCTCAGTGCTCAGCTTCACGCCCAGCCCCCAGGACCACGACACCAACCTCACCTGCCACGTGGACTTCTCCAGAAAGGGTGTGAGCGCACAGAGGACCGTCCGACTCCGCGTGGCCT CCCAGAAAGGCCAGTTCCTGCGGCTCCTCTGTGCTGCTGACAGCCAGCCCCCCGCCACGCTGAGCTGGGTCCTGCAGGACAGAGTCCTCTCCTTGTCCCACCCCTGGGGCCCCAGAACCCTGGGGCTGGAGCTGCCGGGGGTGAAGGCCGGGGATTCAGGGCGCTACACCTGCCGAGCGGAGAACAGGCTTGGCTCCCAGCAGCGAGCCCTGGACCTCTCTGTGCAGT ATCCTCCACAGAACCTGAGTGTGATGGTTTCCCAAGCAAACAGGACAG TCCTGGAAAACCTCGGGAACGGCACGTCCCTCCTGGTCCTGGAGGGCCAAAGCCTGCGCCTG GCAAATCAGGGCCCGTGA
- the SIGLEC16 gene encoding sialic acid-binding Ig-like lectin 16 isoform X3, with protein MVTVPLPGFLLEEFPSPPGQPRSRMVPGQAQPQSPEMLLLPLLLPVLGAGSLNKDPSYSLQVQRLVTVQEGLCVMVPCNLSYPWDGWNESTAAYGYWFKEGTNTNAGAPVATNNQSREVEMSARGRFQLTGDPGKGSCSLVIRDAQREDEAQYFFRVERGTYVRYNFRNNGFLLQVTALTQKPDVYIPETLEPGQPVTVICVFNWASEECPAPSFSWTGTALFSQGTKPTTSHFSVLSFTPSPQDHDTNLTCHVDFSRKGVSAQRTVRLRVASQKGQFLRLLCAADSQPPATLSWVLQDRVLSLSHPWGPRTLGLELPGVKAGDSGRYTCRAENRLGSQQRALDLSVQYPPQNLSVMVSQANRTGKSGPVTGLVLVAVGEMATKILLLCLCLILLRPWSLHPE; from the exons ATGGTCACTGTCCCTCTGCCAGGCTTCCTGCTCGAGGAGTTTCCTTCCCCGCCAGGCCAGCCCAGAAGCCGGATGGTCCCGGGACAGGCCCAGCCCCAGAGCCCAGAGATgctgctgctgcccctgctgcTGCCCGTGCTGGGGGCGG GGTCCCTGAACAAGGATCCCAGTTACAGTCTTCAAGTGCAGAGGCTGGTGACGGTGCAGGAGGGCCTGTGCGTCATGGTGCCTTGCAACCTCTCCTACCCCTGGGATGGCTGGAACGAGTCTACTGCTGCTTATGGCTACTGGTTCAAAGAAGGGACCAACACAAATGCGGGTGCTCCTGTGGCCACAAACAACCAGAGTCGAGAGGTGGAAATGAGCGCCCGGGGCCGATTCCAGCTCACTGGGGATCCCGGCAAGGGGAGCTGCTCCTTGGTGATCAGAGACGCGCagagggaggatgaggcacaGTACTTCTTTCGGGTGGAGAGAGGAACATATGTGAGATATAATTTCAGGAACAATGGGTTCCTTCTACAAGTAACAG CCCTGACTCAGAAGCCTGATGTCTACATCCCTGAGACTCTGGAGCCCGGGCAGCCAGTGACGGTCATCTGTGTGTTTAACTGGGCCTCCGAGGAATGTCCAGCCCCTTCTTTCTCCTGGACGGGGACTGCCCTCTTCTCCCAAGGAACCAAACCAACGACCTCCCACTTCTCAGTGCTCAGCTTCACGCCCAGCCCCCAGGACCACGACACCAACCTCACCTGCCACGTGGACTTCTCCAGAAAGGGTGTGAGCGCACAGAGGACCGTCCGACTCCGCGTGGCCT CCCAGAAAGGCCAGTTCCTGCGGCTCCTCTGTGCTGCTGACAGCCAGCCCCCCGCCACGCTGAGCTGGGTCCTGCAGGACAGAGTCCTCTCCTTGTCCCACCCCTGGGGCCCCAGAACCCTGGGGCTGGAGCTGCCGGGGGTGAAGGCCGGGGATTCAGGGCGCTACACCTGCCGAGCGGAGAACAGGCTTGGCTCCCAGCAGCGAGCCCTGGACCTCTCTGTGCAGT ATCCTCCACAGAACCTGAGTGTGATGGTTTCCCAAGCAAACAGGACAG GCAAATCAGGGCCCGTGACGGGGCTGGTTCTGGTGGCTGTCGGGGAGATGGCTACGAAGATCCtgcttctctgcctctgcctcatcctcctcag GCCCTGGTCTCTTCATCCAGAGTGA
- the SIGLEC16 gene encoding sialic acid-binding Ig-like lectin 16 isoform X9 encodes MVTVPLPGFLLEEFPSPPGQPRSRMVPGQAQPQSPEMLLLPLLLPVLGAGSLNKDPSYSLQVQRLVTVQEGLCVMVPCNLSYPWDGWNESTAAYGYWFKEGTNTNAGAPVATNNQSREVEMSARGRFQLTGDPGKGSCSLVIRDAQREDEAQYFFRVERGTYVRYNFRNNGFLLQVTALTQKPDVYIPETLEPGQPVTVICVFNWASEECPAPSFSWTGTALFSQGTKPTTSHFSVLSFTPSPQDHDTNLTCHVDFSRKGVSAQRTVRLRVAYPPQNLSVMVSQANRTVLENLGNGTSLLVLEGQSLRLANQGP; translated from the exons ATGGTCACTGTCCCTCTGCCAGGCTTCCTGCTCGAGGAGTTTCCTTCCCCGCCAGGCCAGCCCAGAAGCCGGATGGTCCCGGGACAGGCCCAGCCCCAGAGCCCAGAGATgctgctgctgcccctgctgcTGCCCGTGCTGGGGGCGG GGTCCCTGAACAAGGATCCCAGTTACAGTCTTCAAGTGCAGAGGCTGGTGACGGTGCAGGAGGGCCTGTGCGTCATGGTGCCTTGCAACCTCTCCTACCCCTGGGATGGCTGGAACGAGTCTACTGCTGCTTATGGCTACTGGTTCAAAGAAGGGACCAACACAAATGCGGGTGCTCCTGTGGCCACAAACAACCAGAGTCGAGAGGTGGAAATGAGCGCCCGGGGCCGATTCCAGCTCACTGGGGATCCCGGCAAGGGGAGCTGCTCCTTGGTGATCAGAGACGCGCagagggaggatgaggcacaGTACTTCTTTCGGGTGGAGAGAGGAACATATGTGAGATATAATTTCAGGAACAATGGGTTCCTTCTACAAGTAACAG CCCTGACTCAGAAGCCTGATGTCTACATCCCTGAGACTCTGGAGCCCGGGCAGCCAGTGACGGTCATCTGTGTGTTTAACTGGGCCTCCGAGGAATGTCCAGCCCCTTCTTTCTCCTGGACGGGGACTGCCCTCTTCTCCCAAGGAACCAAACCAACGACCTCCCACTTCTCAGTGCTCAGCTTCACGCCCAGCCCCCAGGACCACGACACCAACCTCACCTGCCACGTGGACTTCTCCAGAAAGGGTGTGAGCGCACAGAGGACCGTCCGACTCCGCGTGGCCT ATCCTCCACAGAACCTGAGTGTGATGGTTTCCCAAGCAAACAGGACAG TCCTGGAAAACCTCGGGAACGGCACGTCCCTCCTGGTCCTGGAGGGCCAAAGCCTGCGCCTG GCAAATCAGGGCCCGTGA
- the SIGLEC16 gene encoding sialic acid-binding Ig-like lectin 16 isoform X4: MVTVPLPGFLLEEFPSPPGQPRSRMVPGQAQPQSPEMLLLPLLLPVLGAGSLNKDPSYSLQVQRLVTVQEGLCVMVPCNLSYPWDGWNESTAAYGYWFKEGTNTNAGAPVATNNQSREVEMSARGRFQLTGDPGKGSCSLVIRDAQREDEAQYFFRVERGTYVRYNFRNNGFLLQVTALTQKPDVYIPETLEPGQPVTVICVFNWASEECPAPSFSWTGTALFSQGTKPTTSHFSVLSFTPSPQDHDTNLTCHVDFSRKGVSAQRTVRLRVAYPPQNLSVMVSQANRTVLENLGNGTSLLVLEGQSLRLVCVTHSSPPARLSWTQGGQTVGSSQPSDPGVLELPRVQVEQEGGFTCHAQHPLGSQHVSLRHSVHCEWGKGGTWVPGRGPC, translated from the exons ATGGTCACTGTCCCTCTGCCAGGCTTCCTGCTCGAGGAGTTTCCTTCCCCGCCAGGCCAGCCCAGAAGCCGGATGGTCCCGGGACAGGCCCAGCCCCAGAGCCCAGAGATgctgctgctgcccctgctgcTGCCCGTGCTGGGGGCGG GGTCCCTGAACAAGGATCCCAGTTACAGTCTTCAAGTGCAGAGGCTGGTGACGGTGCAGGAGGGCCTGTGCGTCATGGTGCCTTGCAACCTCTCCTACCCCTGGGATGGCTGGAACGAGTCTACTGCTGCTTATGGCTACTGGTTCAAAGAAGGGACCAACACAAATGCGGGTGCTCCTGTGGCCACAAACAACCAGAGTCGAGAGGTGGAAATGAGCGCCCGGGGCCGATTCCAGCTCACTGGGGATCCCGGCAAGGGGAGCTGCTCCTTGGTGATCAGAGACGCGCagagggaggatgaggcacaGTACTTCTTTCGGGTGGAGAGAGGAACATATGTGAGATATAATTTCAGGAACAATGGGTTCCTTCTACAAGTAACAG CCCTGACTCAGAAGCCTGATGTCTACATCCCTGAGACTCTGGAGCCCGGGCAGCCAGTGACGGTCATCTGTGTGTTTAACTGGGCCTCCGAGGAATGTCCAGCCCCTTCTTTCTCCTGGACGGGGACTGCCCTCTTCTCCCAAGGAACCAAACCAACGACCTCCCACTTCTCAGTGCTCAGCTTCACGCCCAGCCCCCAGGACCACGACACCAACCTCACCTGCCACGTGGACTTCTCCAGAAAGGGTGTGAGCGCACAGAGGACCGTCCGACTCCGCGTGGCCT ATCCTCCACAGAACCTGAGTGTGATGGTTTCCCAAGCAAACAGGACAG TCCTGGAAAACCTCGGGAACGGCACGTCCCTCCTGGTCCTGGAGGGCCAAAGCCTGCGCCTGGTCTGTGTCACCCACAGCAGCCCCCCAGCCAGGCTGAGCTGGACCCAGGGGGGACAGACCGTGGGCTCCTCCCAGCCCTCAGACCCCGGGGTCCTGGAGCTGCCTCGGGTTCAAGTGGAGCAAGAAGGAGGGTTCACCTGCCACGCTCAGCACCCGCTGGGCTCCCAGCACGTCTCTCTCAGGCACTCCGTGCACTGCGAGTGGGGAAAGGGGGGCACCTGGGTCCCAGGAAGGGGCCCCTGCTGA
- the SIGLEC16 gene encoding sialic acid-binding Ig-like lectin 16 isoform X7: MVTVPLPGFLLEEFPSPPGQPRSRMVPGQAQPQSPEMLLLPLLLPVLGAGSLNKDPSYSLQVQRLVTVQEGLCVMVPCNLSYPWDGWNESTAAYGYWFKEGTNTNAGAPVATNNQSREVEMSARGRFQLTGDPGKGSCSLVIRDAQREDEAQYFFRVERGTYVRYNFRNNGFLLQVTALTQKPDVYIPETLEPGQPVTVICVFNWASEECPAPSFSWTGTALFSQGTKPTTSHFSVLSFTPSPQDHDTNLTCHVDFSRKGVSAQRTVRLRVACKSGPVTGLVLVAVGEMATKILLLCLCLILLRVRSCRRKAARAALGMQAADTVTD, encoded by the exons ATGGTCACTGTCCCTCTGCCAGGCTTCCTGCTCGAGGAGTTTCCTTCCCCGCCAGGCCAGCCCAGAAGCCGGATGGTCCCGGGACAGGCCCAGCCCCAGAGCCCAGAGATgctgctgctgcccctgctgcTGCCCGTGCTGGGGGCGG GGTCCCTGAACAAGGATCCCAGTTACAGTCTTCAAGTGCAGAGGCTGGTGACGGTGCAGGAGGGCCTGTGCGTCATGGTGCCTTGCAACCTCTCCTACCCCTGGGATGGCTGGAACGAGTCTACTGCTGCTTATGGCTACTGGTTCAAAGAAGGGACCAACACAAATGCGGGTGCTCCTGTGGCCACAAACAACCAGAGTCGAGAGGTGGAAATGAGCGCCCGGGGCCGATTCCAGCTCACTGGGGATCCCGGCAAGGGGAGCTGCTCCTTGGTGATCAGAGACGCGCagagggaggatgaggcacaGTACTTCTTTCGGGTGGAGAGAGGAACATATGTGAGATATAATTTCAGGAACAATGGGTTCCTTCTACAAGTAACAG CCCTGACTCAGAAGCCTGATGTCTACATCCCTGAGACTCTGGAGCCCGGGCAGCCAGTGACGGTCATCTGTGTGTTTAACTGGGCCTCCGAGGAATGTCCAGCCCCTTCTTTCTCCTGGACGGGGACTGCCCTCTTCTCCCAAGGAACCAAACCAACGACCTCCCACTTCTCAGTGCTCAGCTTCACGCCCAGCCCCCAGGACCACGACACCAACCTCACCTGCCACGTGGACTTCTCCAGAAAGGGTGTGAGCGCACAGAGGACCGTCCGACTCCGCGTGGCCT GCAAATCAGGGCCCGTGACGGGGCTGGTTCTGGTGGCTGTCGGGGAGATGGCTACGAAGATCCtgcttctctgcctctgcctcatcctcctcag AGTGAGGTCCTGCAGGAGGAAGGCAGCAAGGGCAGCACTGGGCATGCAGGCTGCAGACACTGTCACAGACTAA
- the SIGLEC16 gene encoding sialic acid-binding Ig-like lectin 16 isoform X6, with product MVTVPLPGFLLEEFPSPPGQPRSRMVPGQAQPQSPEMLLLPLLLPVLGAGSLNKDPSYSLQVQRLVTVQEGLCVMVPCNLSYPWDGWNESTAAYGYWFKEGTNTNAGAPVATNNQSREVEMSARGRFQLTGDPGKGSCSLVIRDAQREDEAQYFFRVERGTYVRYNFRNNGFLLQVTALTQKPDVYIPETLEPGQPVTVICVFNWASEECPAPSFSWTGTALFSQGTKPTTSHFSVLSFTPSPQDHDTNLTCHVDFSRKGVSAQRTVRLRVAYPPQNLSVMVSQANRTGKSGPVTGLVLVAVGEMATKILLLCLCLILLRVRSCRRKAARAALGMQAADTVTD from the exons ATGGTCACTGTCCCTCTGCCAGGCTTCCTGCTCGAGGAGTTTCCTTCCCCGCCAGGCCAGCCCAGAAGCCGGATGGTCCCGGGACAGGCCCAGCCCCAGAGCCCAGAGATgctgctgctgcccctgctgcTGCCCGTGCTGGGGGCGG GGTCCCTGAACAAGGATCCCAGTTACAGTCTTCAAGTGCAGAGGCTGGTGACGGTGCAGGAGGGCCTGTGCGTCATGGTGCCTTGCAACCTCTCCTACCCCTGGGATGGCTGGAACGAGTCTACTGCTGCTTATGGCTACTGGTTCAAAGAAGGGACCAACACAAATGCGGGTGCTCCTGTGGCCACAAACAACCAGAGTCGAGAGGTGGAAATGAGCGCCCGGGGCCGATTCCAGCTCACTGGGGATCCCGGCAAGGGGAGCTGCTCCTTGGTGATCAGAGACGCGCagagggaggatgaggcacaGTACTTCTTTCGGGTGGAGAGAGGAACATATGTGAGATATAATTTCAGGAACAATGGGTTCCTTCTACAAGTAACAG CCCTGACTCAGAAGCCTGATGTCTACATCCCTGAGACTCTGGAGCCCGGGCAGCCAGTGACGGTCATCTGTGTGTTTAACTGGGCCTCCGAGGAATGTCCAGCCCCTTCTTTCTCCTGGACGGGGACTGCCCTCTTCTCCCAAGGAACCAAACCAACGACCTCCCACTTCTCAGTGCTCAGCTTCACGCCCAGCCCCCAGGACCACGACACCAACCTCACCTGCCACGTGGACTTCTCCAGAAAGGGTGTGAGCGCACAGAGGACCGTCCGACTCCGCGTGGCCT ATCCTCCACAGAACCTGAGTGTGATGGTTTCCCAAGCAAACAGGACAG GCAAATCAGGGCCCGTGACGGGGCTGGTTCTGGTGGCTGTCGGGGAGATGGCTACGAAGATCCtgcttctctgcctctgcctcatcctcctcag AGTGAGGTCCTGCAGGAGGAAGGCAGCAAGGGCAGCACTGGGCATGCAGGCTGCAGACACTGTCACAGACTAA